The Halostagnicola larsenii XH-48 region CGTCCGGGTGCGAACTCGGCCGACGCAGATCGCGAAACGTTAGCTCGTGCCGGCTATACACAACTTTTCAACGGAATCGAGACGCCGACGTTCGTCCTCGACACCGACGGCGTCATCGTCGAGTGGAGTCGAACGCTCGCCGAGCTAACCGGTGCGAGCCGCGAGGAGGCGGTCGGTCACGATCGGGCCTCGGAGATGTTCTACCCCGACGGCCGCCGGGCAAAAACGCTCGCCGACAAGGTCCTCGAGACGCCCGAACGGGCACACGTAGCGCACGACGTCGAACTCCGCGATCCGTCGTCAAACCGCGTCGGCGACACGAGTACGATGATCGACCAACACGGGGACGAACGCCACATCGATTTCTCCGCGACGCCGCTTTACGACGGCGGCGAACTGATCGGCGTCGTCGAAGTCGTCATCGACCGCACGGAGACGATCAACGAACGCGACGCGACGACGGCGTTGATCTCGGAGGTCCAGCAGACGACGAATTCGATCAAACGGGGGAATCTCTCGGCTCGAGCCGAGCGAAAACCGGCGTTTTCCTCGCTCGACCCCGAACTCGTCGAGGTGATCGATTCGATAAACGAGATGGCCCAGAACCTCGCGGATATCACCGGGCAGGTCACCGACCACGCCGAGCAGATGGACGACGCGACCGACGAGGCAAACGAGGCGGCGACCGAAATCGCCCAGAACGTCTCCCAACAGAACAACCTGATCGAAGACGCGACGACCGAAATCCAGTCGTTCGCCGCGGAAATCGAGGAGGTCGCCGCCGAGGCCAACGAGGTAAGCGCGGCCGCCGAATCCTCGCTCGAGACCGCAGAGGATGGCCTCGAAGCCGGCGAGACGACCCGGGAGGCGACCGAGGAGGTCGTCGAAATCGGGAACGAACTCTCCGAGAGTGTCCAGGAGCTCTCAGAGCAGATCAGGGACATCGACGAGGTGATCGAGGTGATCTCGGATATCGCCGACGAGACGAACCTGCTCGCGATCAACGCCACCATCGAAGCCGCAGGCTCCGATCAGGGCGGCGAGCGCTTCGCCGTCGTCGCGGATCACGTCAAAGAACTCGCCGACGAGACCAATCAGCACGCAGACGAAATCACGCGGAGTATCTCGGACCTCCAGAAACAATCCGAGAAAACCGCCTCGGCCGTCGAGCGTTCCCAGGATCGAATCCAGCACGCTGACAACCAGATCGGACAGATGCACAGCTCGCTCGAGGAGATCAGCGACTCCGTCGAGGAGGCGGCCCACGGCATTTCGGAAGTCGCCCGCGTGACCGACGAACAGGCGACGTCAGTCGAAGCGCTCACCGAAACGCTCCAGACGGTCAGAGATCGCTCCGATCGCTCGGAGGAGGCGACCCAGCAGATCGTCGAGACGACCAATGAACAGGAACAGATCATGACGACGCTGATCGACCGCGTCGACGAGTTAACCGAAGCGGATCACTAACGTCGCGCGGATCACTGAACTCGAGGCGGTTTCGAACCGAAATTCTGCGTCCGTTGTGCGCCCGTTCTGCGACGAGAATCAACAACTGTTAGGTCCGAGGGCTGTGACTGGTGAGCCATGACAGACGCAGCTTCTCTCGCCCGGCGCGTCCGCGATGGCGACCTTCGCCTGCACGAACTCGAGGACCACGTCGATCACGACACCGCCGCCACGGCGCGACGGCTGGTGCTCGAGGCCGAAACCGACGCGGATCTCGAGGCGATCGGCTCCTACGGCTTCGACGCGGAGGCGGCCGAGTCGGCCATCGAGAACATGGTCGGCGCGGCCCAAATTCCGATGGGAGTCGCCGGCCCGGTTTCGGTCGACGGCGGCGCGGCCTCGGGGGAGTACTACCTTCCGCTCGCCACCACCGAAGGAGCGTTGCTCGCCTCCGTCAACCGCGGCCTCTCGGTGCTCGAGGACGCCGGCGGCGTCGACGCCCGCGTGACCAAACACGGGATGACTCGAGCGCCTGTCTTCCGGGTGTCGGGCGTCGTCGAGGCGGCCGAGACGGTCGAGTGGGTCGAGGATAACGGCGAGCGACTCCGCGAAGCGGCCGAGGAGACCACGAGCCACGGCGAGGTGATCGGCGTCGAGCCCTACGTCGTCGGCGACTCGGTGTTCCTGCGCTTTGCCTACGACACGAAAGACGCGATGGGGATGAACATGGCGACGATCGCGACCGAAGCCGCCTGCGCCGTCGTCGAGGAGGAAACGCCCGCCTCGCTCGTCGCGCTCTCGGGAAACCTCTGTTCCGATAAGAAACCCGCCGCGATCAACGCGATCGAGGGACGCGGCCGCTCGGTTACTGCAGACGTCGTCATCCCGGGGGAACTGCTCGAGGAGCGACTCCACACGACCGCGTCGGCGATCGTCGAAGCCAACACGCGAAAGAACCTGATTGGCAGCGCCAAAGCCGGCAGTCTGGGGTTCAATGCCCACGCGGCGAACGTCGTCGCCGCCGTCTTCCTCGCGACCGGACAGGACGAAGCCCAGGTCGTCGAAGCGGCCAACGCCATCACGACGATGGACGCCCGCGAACGGGGAGCGACCAC contains the following coding sequences:
- the hmgA gene encoding hydroxymethylglutaryl-CoA reductase (NADPH), whose amino-acid sequence is MTDAASLARRVRDGDLRLHELEDHVDHDTAATARRLVLEAETDADLEAIGSYGFDAEAAESAIENMVGAAQIPMGVAGPVSVDGGAASGEYYLPLATTEGALLASVNRGLSVLEDAGGVDARVTKHGMTRAPVFRVSGVVEAAETVEWVEDNGERLREAAEETTSHGEVIGVEPYVVGDSVFLRFAYDTKDAMGMNMATIATEAACAVVEEETPASLVALSGNLCSDKKPAAINAIEGRGRSVTADVVIPGELLEERLHTTASAIVEANTRKNLIGSAKAGSLGFNAHAANVVAAVFLATGQDEAQVVEAANAITTMDARERGATTDLYASVSLASLEVGTVGGGTKLPTQAQALDIVGVRGGGDPAGSNADALAEVIAAGALAGELSLLAALASNHLASAHEDLGR
- a CDS encoding methyl-accepting chemotaxis protein, whose translation is MTENRSSLTEGESPESRETGVSDRDSSTVGSDARPGANSADADRETLARAGYTQLFNGIETPTFVLDTDGVIVEWSRTLAELTGASREEAVGHDRASEMFYPDGRRAKTLADKVLETPERAHVAHDVELRDPSSNRVGDTSTMIDQHGDERHIDFSATPLYDGGELIGVVEVVIDRTETINERDATTALISEVQQTTNSIKRGNLSARAERKPAFSSLDPELVEVIDSINEMAQNLADITGQVTDHAEQMDDATDEANEAATEIAQNVSQQNNLIEDATTEIQSFAAEIEEVAAEANEVSAAAESSLETAEDGLEAGETTREATEEVVEIGNELSESVQELSEQIRDIDEVIEVISDIADETNLLAINATIEAAGSDQGGERFAVVADHVKELADETNQHADEITRSISDLQKQSEKTASAVERSQDRIQHADNQIGQMHSSLEEISDSVEEAAHGISEVARVTDEQATSVEALTETLQTVRDRSDRSEEATQQIVETTNEQEQIMTTLIDRVDELTEADH